TGTGTTTGTATcattatacatacatacatatatatatatatatatatatattgtttgagATAGAGGAAAGCGAAGTCAAGTATCAACTTACTTGATAACGGAACTCATAACCTAGTTTTCCTTAACGAGCATATTTCGAAGCACGTTTTGAGACAATTAATAAGTCACATGAGTTTGAAGAACTTCTTGTAACATTCTGTTAAAGGTGTGGATACGTTCATAGTGTGATTGTACTTAAATGCGTTTGATGAAATGTCTATGTATGCTTTCAGGTACTCACGACAGGATTCTTATGGAACTTTTAAATTGGTATGAAAAAGTAAGATGGCTCTATTTCAATGTGCATGTTTTAAATTTCTACTTGCATCTTTGACTTATGATATATGTATGAGTTGAAAACGATACTTTTGTAAAAGTGAGAGTAATAAAGGACTTGGTAGCATACATATTTTATAGCCCACTAGAACATTAATGTTTCTGTGTCAAAGATTAGAGTCAGCTCTTTGTTATGCACTTATGCTATGGTTACAATTCTTGGGATTTGATTGAGTTTTTAGACGTTAATTAGTTTAGTTGTATTCCTTGTGTTAGGTTATTTGCTTCCTTAATCTATCTTGAACCTTTGAGCATGTTTCATGAAAATAGAAAGAGTTGAATGATGATTAGTTATTGCGAACAAATTAAGCATAATATAACGCTCGCTAAATGTCAATCACGGCTTCTACTTGGATAGTGACATATATGTTTGTTAAcgtaaagaaaaagagaagaattcttTAGCTATCTCTAAATTAAAGaacattttgaaaataaaatttaaacagTTGAATCCAAAACAGGACATAAAGATAATGCCCATATTAACATGCTCGAGGGAAACAATCCTGTCCAAGTCTTTGTTCGCCTGCGTATATTGACCTTGTTTTTATAGCGTATAAATTTTTATCTCTTTAATACTATTATTatagcataatatatttttaagAGCTTGTAATGAGAAACTTAATTACTACTAACATTTTGATGATATCGCCTAATCTCTGATGAGATGAAAATCAATTCTTGACAAAATATAATTGACTCTTGGCATAATCAAACGTATCAAATATGAAAATATTGAATGGAATTAGTGACTCAcaaattattttcatttctaTATAGCTACAGATGATAAATTTGCTGAAAATATAactacaaataataaatacaatataaatatttGATGTGTTGCGTAATTTTTCCTATACCTAATGAATCGGTTGTCAATTAGCTTGTAAATGTTACTTATCACGGTTTCATTGGAAACTTATTCTTTTGTTTTACGTATCTTTATTGCAACGACTCGTTTCAATACTACAGCCATCCTATCTTTGTTCTTGGTTGCTTCTCCAACCTAGTCACTCTGTAAATTGATGCTTGATATCTTATTGCCTGTACTTTTCAATTTCCCATCATTTTATTCAAACTCATCTCCAGTTTAACCTTTTAAGTTTAAAATATGTACTTTTATTATCTCCTGCGTTTTCTTGTTTGGTCACCCTCTAGCTAGGCAGGAGGCATTCATGGTGAAATaattttttagaaagaaaatcTCATCTATAAAGAAGTAAAAATAGAAAGTGCATGAAGATATTTTACTTTGTCACTTAGGTAAGATTTCCTCCAATTTACTTTCTTTTGGTAAGTTTTTATATTTGTCAGGTTGATTCTTTAGGTCATTCTAACTCGTTGCTTTTTGCAAGTAATGTGCCATAATAATCCATATTGTCTTTCTCAAGATGACTGACGTATAAATATAAAATGATAATTGAATATGTGAAGTGTAGGACAAAGTGACAGACTATATTAGTCTTGCTGGATTGTATTGTTCTGCTTTGGTGATTAATAaaatttgatagttcggaaaaaaaGGGTGTAAAATCGAATAGACAAAGACATATATTAGTACTATCTAGGATTAAGATAATTTTGCAAAGcacaaatttatttttattgaatattGACTAGTCTACATTTTGAATTTAATTCTCTCACGAAAACTATGGTTCGGTTCTGTTTGGATCGATTTTTCCCTAAgaagaaaccaaaccaaataagtcggttttttaaatattggaaccaaaccaaaccaattaagtcggttttttatcgattcgatttttgtcggttttttagttttttcggttttttgatcgatttttttcttaatatgatacatacactaccaaacacattcCGACGaatacattttcaacgtaacactatcaaaccaattgctcagtgagaaatctatcatttaccaagatgtgatgaataatttaagtactcaattaaaaattgattatttttaacatgaaataaattcttgtacttagcaaaagaaaactaccaatcaaactagaatgtaaatgcaaagaattagattattataatagtaaaaaactagactaaaaatacaaacaactaatatgtaccataaaattttagaaactttatataaaaatatacacatatatgggtataataataaatttaaatagctacttctataGTGTGtgtgtcggtttggttcgatttttcgggtttttatgaacacccctaactACAAGTACTTCATCTTGAATTTAGCAAGACCACGGTGGCCCTAAAGGCAAATAGCCAAAAGACAAGGGGTTCCTCTCAAAATAAAAAGgaaggaaggggggggggggttccttGGCATTAACCCCTCACATGTATACAACATATGATTAATACGTctagttggaaaaaaaaaaaaaggttttaaaaGCCAATATTAGAGCTGTTTGGTTTAAAATTACTCTGATTCATGAAGATCAAATCAAAATAGTTCAAAAATCAACCATCCAATTTGGCATCAAAAATTTCCCAAAAAACTAAAGCTCAGGTCCTTTTTGATTTATAAAACAAAAATTGGATTCCGAAAATTGCATCTCCATGGTTTTTAATGCAAATTAAAGACAACATGAGAAGTTCAAAATAAAATAtccaattttttttcctttcaaaaacaCATATTACTACTATTAAACAATTTATCAAACGCATAAGTTTCTCAAAACTAGTTTTTAGAAAAGTAAACTAAAATTAAATCCAAAACGCCATTAGATTTTTACAAAAAGTAAAGAATattcttcaaaaaatatttcaaacGTAAAGCTTTTcctaaaattattttcaaaaatgaattttctaaaaaaCTAAACACCAAAGTACAAAACAACAAATCCAAAAGAAATGtagcaaaagaaaaagacaaaagcaCGGCTTAAAGAAAAGCCTCCCCTCAAATAATGAAGTAGCAAATGTGTGGAGAGCCATTGGATTTTGCAGGCTTAGCATTTTACAAAAGCCATTGGAGAATCCcaatgcccccccccccccacccaaaACCACCATTACATAGTCACATAAGAGTACTTCGCTCTTTTCACTTCATCTCCACCCCACCCACCCCCCAAAACCCCCCTCTGTTCTAAAAATCCTGGTTACCATCACtaaccaaaaacaaaagaaaaaccctTTCTTATTCATCTTCCTCAACCATTCCTGGATCTGAAAAATATACTATTTTATTACTTCAAGGGTGGGggtttattattttctttttgtgtataaataaattattattcattCAGATTTCAGAAGAAACACTTCCCATAAATCTAACCCCTCAAAACCCACCCACCCCTCGCATGAGTAGTAGTGAAGAGATGTCTGAAGATGAGGAGCGTCCACCTTGTCCTTCAGATCTCTCCGGCGGCGCAGCAAAATCCCGCAACTGTTGCGCCGTCACCGGTGGTTCCGTCGCCGGCGGAGGAGGTGGAGGGATTTTTCACTTTTCACCACACCCAGATCAAGTTCTTGAAAATGTGCTAGAAAACGTTCTCTGTTTCCTCACTGATCGCCGAGACCGTAACGCAGCATCCCTCGTCAGCAAATCTTGGTATCGGGCCGAGGCCCTAACCAGATCCGAAGTCTATATCGGCAACTGTTATGCCGTTTCTCCGGGCCGAGTTACGGCCCGTTTCAAAAGGGTGACCTCTGTGGCCATTAAAGGGAAACCTAGGTTTGCTGATTTCAGTTTGCTTCCTCCAGATTGGGGGGCCCACTTTGCTCCTTGGGCTTCTGTTTTGGGTGAAGCTTATCGTGGGCTTGAGAAGTTGTACCTGAAACGCATGTCCATAACTGATGATGATCTGTCTTTGTTGGCCCGTTGTTTCCCCTATTTCAAAGAGCTTGTTCTTGTCTGTTGTGAAGGTTTTGGGACTAGTGGTCTTGCTATTATAGCCCGTGATTGCAGGTTAGTATACTTTTATTGGGATTAGATCTGTTTCTCCGCAAACCCCTTATTTTGGTAAAGTTTAGATTTTTTGTGTAATTGGAAGTTTGCAGTTTACTTAGTGTAGATATATTAATTTTACTTGGAGTTGTGCTTCATGTGAGCTGGTGTTTGAATTAATGATGTTATTGGGTTATTGTTAACTGTTTAGTTTCTGCATTTGGAAGTTAAGGGTATTTCTTGAGGAGACTAGcattaaagttgtgatttttgagTTTGACACTAGTGTTTGTTGTATTTGATTTGTGAGTTTGCAGTTTGTGAAATATAGTGCTAGTAGTATGATTGATTTTGTTATGGATGATGAAAGGTTTTTTACTAACTGCAGGCAAATTAGAGTTCTTGATCTGATAGAGTCTGAGGTGTCGGACGATGAAGTGGACTGGATTTCCTTCTTCCCTGAGAACAAGACGGGTTTGGAGTCTTTGACCTTTGATTGTGTTGAATGCCCTATTGATTTTGAGGCATTGGAGAGGCTAGTAATCAGGTCGCCTAGTTTGAAGAGGCTGAGGTTGAATCGGTTTGTTTCTATTACGCAGCTGTATCGGTTGATGATTCGAGCTCCACAGCTTACCAATTTGGGAACAGGTTCATTTGGCCCCTCGATACTCATTGATGACCAGGACCCTGATTATGCTTCTGCTTTTTCAGCCTGCAAATCCATTGTCTGCCTCTCGGGTTTCAGGGAAATTGCTCCTGAATATCTGCCTGCAATTTATCCAGTTTGTTGCAATCTGACCTCTCTTAATTTCAGCTATGCTGCCAACCTTAATACTGAACAATTCAAATCCGTCATTAGCCGCTGCCATAAGCTCCAAGTATTGTGGGTATGtggttttatttttctatgaTATATGTTCTTCTGACTATTTGTTATATTAAGCTCAATTTTGATCTTTCAGGTATTTGATTCTGTATGTGATGAAGGACTCCAGGCAGTTGCTGCGACATGTAAGGATCTGCGGGAGATTCGGGTTTTCCCTATCGAAGCTCGGGAAGATGCAGACGCCCCTGTTTCTGAAGTAGGTCTCCTTGCAATTTCTGAGGGTTGCAGGAAACTTCAGTCCATCTTATATTTCTGCCAACGAATGACAAATGCAGCTGTTATAGCTATGTCAAAGAACTGCCCGGACCTTGTTGTATTCCGACTATGCATTATGGGTCGACACTTACCTGACCATGTTACTGGCGAACCAATGGATGAAGGCTTTGGTGCTATTGTCAAGAACTGTAAGAAGCTTACGAGACTCGCCGTATCTGGTCTATTGACTGACAAGGCTTTTAGTTATATTGGACAATATGGAAAATTGGTCCGAACCTTGTCCGTTGCTTTTGCTGGGAACAGCGACTTGGCTCTGAAGTATGTGCTTGAGGGCTGCCCTAAGTTGCAGAAGCTAGAGATCAGGGATTGCCCATTTGGAGATTTAGCTTTGCGTTCTGGTTTACACCATTATCACAACATGAGGTTTCTTTGGTTGTCATCTTGTAGAGTAACTCTACAAGGTTGTCAGGAGATTGCTCGCCAAATGCCCCGTCTAGCAGTGGAAGTGATTGGTTGGGAAGATGAGGAAGAGAGTGAGAATGGTGAGTACGTCAATACATTGTACATGTACCGGTCTCTTGATGGACCAAGGGCTGATGCACCACCATTTGTGCAAATACTGTGACGTTTTTAGAAGGAAGATCGGAATTTTATGCAGTTAATTGATTGGGGCCTTTAAGAAATGATTTAACTATTTTCTTTGGAAGAGATGCTCTCCGGAAGTCTGCTGCGACCCACAAGAAGGTGCAAGTCTCCTTCTTGAGCAAACAAATGGTGCACCACTTGCAAAGGAGGTGAGCAATCTATACTATATTCACTGCTGGTCTACATGGATGTCAATGTATATGGTTCAGTACAAAGATTGGTTTTTCCAGCGCAAGAAGACAAATGTTGTATCAGTAatctttcttttcatttccttTTACTTCATATTCATGGGGCCTTTCAATTTAGCAAGTGGAGTGGTCGCAGAGGCCACAGTAAGGATAGATGTTCCAAATTGCGTGCTGGCGGGATCATATTGCAGCTCAATTAGACTTCTAAATAGCTTTTTGGAGAACGGAGGTGCTTTGGAGAATCGACACACATGGAATACACCTGCATGCTCTGAGTTATTGGATCGTCAAGTAGTATCTTTTCATACAATTGGGCCTCCTTTATTTTTGTTTCATTGTTAGTTTAGACTTCTTGAAGCTTTTTTAGTTGGTGATTAGCCTAATGCTCAGAAGGATACGGCAGTTGGATCTATCCATCTCGCTTTCTAGAAATATTTGTTCTTTCCAGATTGTGTTGTTCTTAGCACCTGACTGTtgaatttattattgttattgttagaAGAAATGGTGAGAGATGGGTAATAAATGCCAAATATGCATGGACCAGATGCTAGTGTGAGCTTTGTCTTTGCCTTTTCTTTATGTGGAATGATCAGCTTTGATAGTGAGACCCATAAATGATGTATGGAAAGCATTGTGCAAGTACAAAATGCAGGACCCCTCTCCCCCTTCTCCTTCACACACTCACTCTCCCCCCTCATAGTTTGTCACTGTATGTGTGTGTGGGATCCATGTATCAGTCTTATCCTTTCTATCTTTCCAGCTTTTGAATGGCCCTTATTTTTCTCATCTGTTTTCTCTGTAGGAGTCTCTGTAGTGGGAAAGGATAGTACAGCACACACATCCCATATATTCACCTTTTATGATAATTCATTGAACAAAATCTGATTCTTTTGGATAAGAGTCTTGAGGAGCCTGCTATATTATCTGTTTACTGTTGTATGCTGCATTCTTGATTTGTATTGAGTAGAATTCAAAGTGGGACCAAATCACCTATGGATTGGTTTGATGATTTGTCACAACTCCTTTATTTGATTTTCAAGTAGCAACAACTCAAAGGGTTCTAtctgtgtatgtatatatattttcctcTGTATGACTGGTATGTAATAATGAGGAGAAAAATCTGCCTTCTGTGTTGATATTCTGTCAGGTATATGGTAAAAAAGCAAAACCCTATTTTATCAAAGTGGGATCTGAGTATGCAAATTGAATGAGTGATGGTAAGCAAgacttccctt
The nucleotide sequence above comes from Nicotiana tabacum cultivar K326 chromosome 12, ASM71507v2, whole genome shotgun sequence. Encoded proteins:
- the LOC107764726 gene encoding transport inhibitor response 1-like protein, giving the protein MSSSEEMSEDEERPPCPSDLSGGAAKSRNCCAVTGGSVAGGGGGGIFHFSPHPDQVLENVLENVLCFLTDRRDRNAASLVSKSWYRAEALTRSEVYIGNCYAVSPGRVTARFKRVTSVAIKGKPRFADFSLLPPDWGAHFAPWASVLGEAYRGLEKLYLKRMSITDDDLSLLARCFPYFKELVLVCCEGFGTSGLAIIARDCRQIRVLDLIESEVSDDEVDWISFFPENKTGLESLTFDCVECPIDFEALERLVIRSPSLKRLRLNRFVSITQLYRLMIRAPQLTNLGTGSFGPSILIDDQDPDYASAFSACKSIVCLSGFREIAPEYLPAIYPVCCNLTSLNFSYAANLNTEQFKSVISRCHKLQVLWVFDSVCDEGLQAVAATCKDLREIRVFPIEAREDADAPVSEVGLLAISEGCRKLQSILYFCQRMTNAAVIAMSKNCPDLVVFRLCIMGRHLPDHVTGEPMDEGFGAIVKNCKKLTRLAVSGLLTDKAFSYIGQYGKLVRTLSVAFAGNSDLALKYVLEGCPKLQKLEIRDCPFGDLALRSGLHHYHNMRFLWLSSCRVTLQGCQEIARQMPRLAVEVIGWEDEEESENGEYVNTLYMYRSLDGPRADAPPFVQIL